From Epinephelus lanceolatus isolate andai-2023 chromosome 12, ASM4190304v1, whole genome shotgun sequence, the proteins below share one genomic window:
- the LOC117263588 gene encoding uncharacterized protein LOC117263588 isoform X5 has translation MSESQFNHRSTAASRTCSVVRCDSWRRSALLFKLPEDPERRLEWVQFIFEVNGQRLKESSWTDITICNEHFTDDSFEDTGQLKLSAVPTLCVKSEPDDSPESPQNEEPIEAKDADSPCDDRPPSHSKKSRRTGKGKASQASGVSKSNSTDAQNAVTYGSDQMPQKVLNIELNREKSALLQIKGKYIVNESCLLQLFRRKCPSCGNKLLMEKVTSGVLIVFTQTCLKCDYKNQWKNLVNYTLPTAVDQHLTGGTEETAETKQEMPTDDNPSSTVFSEVVAFSDEESDPSDEGEEGDDGGVSSDGDWNPTEDVLLAEELTKHSEEESEDEDEDQSGEEEEFDSPGGLKINELCTECGSFFNILKPHTCEYKIKPFSCNICGKRCVTETSLKNHSKIHDETYEHPCKYCHVTFKTRVDKLKHEQIHQDCKEPYKCPDCPKTFASSKVRRAHLANHRRAPKEYKCGVCGIEFKDVHHLRRHSVVHTGLKPYKCAVCHRGFNQSSHLKSHMRLHTGERPFKCKHCEKSFNHNVSLKSHVQRYHSSTSGHEQKKVKMEEGTSDTGDAEDSGIKKGTDSEFDNAEEDAGGEVQKEVTEERKSKKRTTGRPRGRPKRDAAGNLIPAGETEGSRSNTKTAKSKVRKLKKTGSSDEESEDEQSDSDISYDSPEEEEEEEEEEEETVKKSTGKSRGRPKNDSDSDFDPEEVTKKKRYSSQSSGKTSGKRRGRPKKNPEV, from the exons ATGTCAGAGTCTCAATTTAACCAT CGGTCAACTGCTGCATCCAGGACGTGCTCTGTGGTCAGATGTGATTCATGGCGTCGCAGCGCACTACTGTTTAAGTTACCGGAAGATCCAGAGAGGAGGCTGGAGTGGGTTCAGTTCATTTTCGAAGTCAACGGGCAACGACTGAAAGAGTCATCCTGGACTGATATCACCATTTGTAATGAACACTTTACTGATGACTCTTTTGAAGACACGGGCCAGCTAAAGCTCAGTGCTGTCCCAACACTGTGTGTCAAGTCAGAGCCAGACGATTCCCCGGAGAGCCCACAGAATGAG GAGCCCATAGAAGCCAAAGATGCTGATAGTCCATGTGATGACCGTCCACCTTCCCACTCTAAAAAATCAAGACGTACTGGAAAAGGAAAAG CTTCACAAGCAAGTGGTGTCTCAAAGTCGAATTCAACTGATGCTCAAAATGCTGTCACTTATGGATCTGACCAGATGCCACAAAAAGTCCTGAATATTGAGTTGAACAGGGAAAA GTCTGCGCTTCTACAGATTAAAGGCAAGTATATTGTGAATGAAAGCTGCCTCCTCCAGTTGTTCCGCCGCAAGTGCCCGTCGTGTGGCAATAAACTTCTGATGGAGAAGGTCACCTCTGGGGTGCTCATCGTCTTCACCCAAACTTGCCTGAAGTGTGACTACAAAAACCAGTGGAAGAACCTTGTCAATTATACTCTTCCTACAGCTGTGGATCAACACCTGACAGGAGGCACAGAAGAAACGGCAGAGACCAAACAG GAAATGCCAACAGACGACAaccccagcagcacagtgttCTCTGAAGTTGTTGCCTTTAGTGATGAAGAAAGTGATCCGTCAGATGAAGGAGAGGAAGGTGATGATGGTGGGGTGAGTTCCGATGGGGATTGGAATCCAACCGAGGATGTTTTGCTGGCGGAAGAGCTCACAAAGCATTCTGAAGAGGAaagtgaagatgaagatgaagaccaaagtggagaggaagaagagtttGATTCCCCAGGTGGCCTCAAAATTAATGAGCTCTGCACAGAATGTGGAAGTTTCTTCAATATTCTGAAGCCTCACACTTGTGAGTAcaaaataaagcccttttcctGCAATATCTGCGGCAAAAGATGTGTTACCGAGACGTCTCTGAAAAATCATAGCAAAATCCATGATGAAACCTATGAGCATCCTTGCAAATACTGCCACGTTACCTTCAAAACGAGGGTGGACAAACTTAAACATGAGCAGATCCATCAAGATTGCAAAGAACCCTATAAATGTCCAGACTGTCCAAAGACATTTGCCAGCAGTAAAGTACGCAGAGCCCACCTGGCGAATCACAGAAGGGCCCCGAAGGAGTACAAATGTGGAGTTTGTGGGATTGAATTTAAGGATGTTCATCATCTGCGGAGACATTCTGTCGTGCACACGGGATTGAAACCCTACAAGTGCGCAGTGTGCCACCGTGGCTTCAATCAGTCGAGCCACCTGAAATCTCACATGCGTCTGCACACAGGGGAGAGGCCTTTTAAGTGTAAGCATTGTGAGAAAAGCTTCAATCACAACGTGAGCTTGAAGAGTCATGTCCAGCGTTACCACTCATCGACTTCTGGACATGAACAGAAGAAGGTTAAGATGGAAGAAGGGACCAGCGACACTGGCGATGCAGAGGACAGTGGGATTAAGAAAGGCACAGACTCTGAGTTTGACAATGCAGAAGAAGATGCAGGAGGGGAGGTGCAGAAGGAGGTAACAGAAGAGCGCAAAAGTAAAAAGAGGACCACAGGCAGACCCAGAGGAAGGCCGAAGAGGGACGCAGCAGGCAACTTGATTCCGGCAGGGGAAACAGAAGGCTCACGTTCAAACACTAAGACTGCAAAATCAAAGGTGCGTAAGTTAAAGAAAACAGGTTCCAGCGATGAGGAAAGTGAAGACGAACAATCAGACAGTGACATATCCTATGACTCaccagaagaggaggaggaggaagaagaagaggaggaggagacagtgaAGAAGAGCACAGGGAAATCAAGAGGAAGACCAAAAAATGACAGTGACTCTGATTTTGACCCAGAAGAagtaacaaagaaaaagaggtACAGCAGCCAGAGCAGCGGTAAGACCTCAGGGAAACGTAGGGGAAGGCCAAAGAAAAATCCAGAGGTCTGA